Part of the Cercospora beticola chromosome 5, complete sequence genome is shown below.
AGCGTAAGAAAACAGATCGAGGGCGAGAATAGGCCTGGCtgatagcagcagcagttcaCGATGTCTTTCAACCACTCCGAGCCGGCGCAACGAGCAGACGATCGATCTCGAGACACTACAGCCGACACCAATCTTCCACCTAAACGAAGTCGAGGCTGCCATGGCCGAATCCGTGCAGAAGTTCGCCAACGATGTGATCCTACCCAAGGTGCGGGATATGGACGAGGCTGAGAAGATGGACCCCTCGATTGTGGAGCAGCTGTTTGAGCAAGGCCTCATGGGTGTCGAGATCCCAGAAAAGTATGGTGGCGCGGGCATGAACTTTACGGCTGCGATTGTAGGCATTGAGGAACTTGCCCGAGTAGATCCCAGTGTCAGTGTCATGTGCGATGTGCACAATACGCTGGTCAACACGACTGTCATGAAATACGGCAcagaagagagcaagaagaagtggCTCCCAAGGCTGGCCACGGAGACTGTGGGTTCTTTCTGCTTGTCAGAGCCAGCTTCAGGTTCGGACGCTTTCGCTATGAAGACCAAGGCGGAGAAGACATCGGACAGCTACATCATCAATGGCAGCAAGATGTGGATCACAAACTCCATGGAGGctggcttcttcatcgtcttcgccaacTTGTTCCCAGAGAAGGGCTACAAGGGTATTACCGCTTTCATTGTTGACAAAGAGAACCCTGGGCTCAAgatcgcgaagaaggagaagaagctgggtATCAAGGCTTCTTCAACTTGCGTGCTCAACTTTGACGACTGCAAGATCCCTCTTGGGGACTTGTTGGGCAAGGAGGGTGACGGATACAAGTATGCGATTGGTATCCTCAATGAGGGCCGTATCGGTATTGTAAGTTGTCCATGAGGATTTCAACAGCACGAGCCTCAACTAACCATAGATCTACAGGCTGCCCAAATGACAGGTCTCGCTCTTGGTGCCTTTGAAAACGCCGCCAAATACGTCTGGAACGACCGCAAGCAATTCGGTGCCCTCGTTGGCGAATTCCAAGGCATGCAACATCAACTCGCCCAAGCCTGGACCGAAATCACAGCCGCACGAGCTCTCGTATATAACGCCGCACGAAAGAAGGAAGCCGGTCAAGACTTCGTCATGGACGCCGCAATGGCGAAATTGTACGCTTCCAACATTGCCGGTAAGGTCTCCGGCCAAGCCATCGAATGGATGGGAGGTATGGGTTTCGTGCGAGAGGGACTTGCAGAGAAGTACTGGCGAGACAGCAAGATTGGACAAATTTATGAGGGTACAAGCAATATCCAATTGACGACGATTGCGAAGTTGTTGCAGAGGCAGTATACGCAATAGATTACTTCTTGCGGGAATGAGGTTATGAACGGCATTGCCATATGTGTGTATATAACTGATTATGTACGAAAGAAAAGTAAAATGCGAGTTGACCTCACAATGCTTCAGGAATCAGATGTCTCAAAGCGCGTGGACGACGGGGTGATATTTGAGGAATGCGAGGCTATGTGAGGAATGGCACTGTATGCAGTGGTTCTGCAGATTGGCTCGTTCTGATTCGCCAATGCTTTTGGGCGTGCTACAGAGGTTCTCGACTTCCAAGTTCCTCTTATCAAACTCGTCTCTGGACTCCAATATGATGTCCACTGCTATTCGACCGGCTTCATGCGCGAGGTGTGAGATGCAGAATGACGCTGGCCAACAGTGTTTCATGGACTCTGACTGCTTAGTATTGGGTAGCCAGGTACATCTAGTCATCCACACACTCTACTTGCGATCAAGTCAGAGCTCTGCTCGATGCTTTGAGCGTGCCCGTTGGCGTGGGGAACGAGTAATTGCACCTGGTGGTTGATGCCTGCAAAAGCCTTCGATGCAACCTGCAGCGTATTGTAGTCGCCGAGTTGGGTTGCCCTGTTCGTGTTTCATCTTCAATCCCCTCTGCGGCGCTTCGATCCAGAGTGACCATTGATTTCGTACTCGCCATTAGCgacatcttcgccatcggcaAACTCCATCTCATCCGCCTGCGCGGTACTCTTGCGTCTGAATTGGCCAGCTCCGACTGCAACGATttcgtcttcgctgtcgGATTCACCTATATCCAGCAGTACAGGCATGCGGAACTCCTCGCCTGCCTGCACTGTGCCATTCTTTATATTCATGCCTTCCCTTGCCAGCTGTTCCTCGTCCACGGTCAGGACATCtacctcctcatcttcttggTCTAATcgcctcttctgcagctcggACATGTCATGGATGTCGAACTCGTCCTCCTTTTCAATGTATTCCACATTCTCCTCGACCTCGACAAAATCGGGCGCAAGCGCTGACCATCTTTGCGGTGTGTTAATCGACCAGAGATACACTCGGCCAGTTTCCACCCCAGTCGCAGCCACAAATGGGCGTGTTGGATGCCACTCTACAGctccaagctcttctttAGGACCCTCCAGAATCTTCACCAGCGACCCGTGTATGCGCTCCCAAATGTAGATATCATGATTCATCAGCGTCGAAGCCATGACATGGTCGGCGTTGCTACTGAAGGCAACGTGATTCCAGGATAGGCGATTGACAACGTCCTGGAATTTGTGCTCAACTTCTAGACGGATGTTGTCCGGATGGAGATTGGGGTCGCTCAGGTCAGGAAGCTTTATAGTCCGAATGACGGTGTCGGAGGCGTTGACAAGCAAATCGCGGCCCGAACTGCTAAGCCTGATGAGCAGTATGGGTTTACTACATAGCCTCGTGCTGTAGACGGTCTCGCGAGTCGTGGTGTCGATCACATTAAGCCAGCCCTTGGTAGTGCCTGTGATGATGTGGGAGCCGCTCGGGGTGAAAGCAGCAACAGTGGTAAAGTGCTTCGCGTCCGCCTTCTCGCCGCCCTCTTCGTGAGGAGCTCGCTTTGGCAAGTTGGGCAGGGCGAGTTGTGTGACCTTTTTGTCGTCGGTGAAATCTGCAAGAACCGGACGATATTCGTACAGCGCGGCCACACACATGTGGTGATTGTTGGGATGCAGCTCTGCAATGTAGACGGGCGCGCCGAGGTTGATGGTGCGCAGTCTGCTGCCATCAGCTAGGTCCCACAGAATGACCTTCCAAtctatgctgctgctcaaaaGGTAGCGCCCGCTCTTCTCCCACGACAGCGACTGAACCGTGCGGCCGCTGGTGTGGCCTCGCAGCTTGCGTGCCACGCCATTCGTCTCGAGGTCGAAGATGGCAATAGTGCCCTTAGCAGTGCCAGATGCGAGGAGATCGCCGCGGTGGGAGAAGCGAATGCAGACAGCCTGGCCAGAGGAGCGGAGTCGCGCGACCAGAGTCTCGGGGGTCTCCTGCGCCAACAGCGCCGGGTCGGACAGCGGCAGGTTCATGGTCGCGCGTGGTGCTGCCTAGAGGGTGAGTCAGGCATGCGCGCGGGGCATGCAGTCGGCGCAGAGTCACAAGAGCGGGAGTGAGGGTGAATGGGAGAGGGGAGAGGCAGAGCACGCGGCTCGCCATGGACTTGCCGCGACTCTGCAGCGACGGCGACAGAGTGTGTGTATGTACGAGGCGCTGTCAACCAGCACGTCTCTTGCGACGACTGAACCCCTCGTCAGCAGGCCGAGTCAATCGTGCAACGATTGGTTGTGACAAGATCGCAGCCGTTTGTTTGTTCGTGGAGGCCGCACGCACGTCGAGACACCGGTGGCGTGCACAGACGTTTCCGGCGTTGCGGCTCTTTGAAGCCGGCCGCCGCTTGGCATCAAGACTGCTCGCCTCTGGTCAGGCTtccatcaccacaacacccACCCTCCACCGCGACAACATCATCGACTCCGCCTGGTTCGCGTGCGGAATCGCTGTCATCGAGACACACTGCCACGGGAGGACAACTCGCGCGCTCTTTCGGTCGCTGGCGGGCCACGATTGACACCACGAGCCGCACGTCACGGTCGCACCACACCCATTCTTACCGCGCCAACTGCGCCGCCATTTCATCCGCGAGCATCGACGAACCACGCATATCGGCGAAAGAACGGCGCGACGGAGTGGTTTTGAGTGTCTGAGGCGCGGCGCCCGCCTTCACGAGGCTGCGCGGTGTTGACAGGGGAGTGAGGTGGCGGATAGCGAGCGAAGGCAGTGGAGAGCGCACGAAGCGCATCGATTCGCACCACGACAAGGCGCGACTCTGATTGAGATTTGGAGACGGCCAGCACGCTGCTCGATCGACTCGCGAACACAGCTGTTTCACCTACCCAACCGCGAACATGGCGAACTTCGTGCATTCGGACGCGCCCCTCAAGACGGTGCAGGAGATCCAATTCGGACTCTTCTCGCCCGAAGAGATTAAGAGCATGAGTGTCTGTCACATCGAGTATCCCGAGACCATGGACGAGCAGCGCAATCGCCCACGCGAGAAGGGTTTGAATGACCCCAAGCTCGGCACGATCGACCGCGGCCAGATGTGCGCCACTTGCGGTGAAAGCCAGACAGAATGCCCCGGGCATTTTGGCCACATCGAGCTGGCGGTCCCCGTCTACCACGTTGGTACGTTGGACGCGAAGCACGCGACTGTCCGTGCCACTGCAAATGCTAACTTTCACGTGATCAGGGTTCATCAccaagatcaagaagatcCTTGAGTCGGTCTGTCACAACTGTGGAAAGCTTTTGGAAGATGAAGTAAGTTGCCATCATTTCTTTCGCGTGTCGGTAAGTGAGTGTCTTTTACGTCCAGTGCTTACACGTATCTGTACAGCGCAACCCACAGTTTGCGCGCGCCATCAGACTTCGTGATCCAAAGCAACGCTTCCACAGAATCACGCAGCTGTGCAAGCCGAAGATGGATTGTCAACCAGACGAGGCGGAGTCTGAAGATAAAAACTTTGGTGAAGACCCGAAGAAGCCCAAGGCTCCTGGCCACGGTGGTTGCGGCAACGTACAGCCCACCATTCGCAAAGATCAGTTGAAGCTGGTTGGCACCTGGAAACTGCCCAAGAATGAGGATACTGGAGAGGACGCGGGCCCAGAGAAGAGAGTCATCACTCCTCTTCAGGCACTGCAGGTCTTTCGTCTGATTCCTGAGATCGATCTTCAACGCTTAGGTCTGAATTTGGACTATGCACGACCAGAGTGGATGATCTTGACTGTGCTACCGGTGCCACCGCCAGCTGTGCGGCCCAGCATTTCTGTGGACGGCACCAGCCAAGGCATGCGATCTGAGGACGACTTGACTTACAAACTGTCCGACATCATTCGCGCCAACTCGAACGTGCGgagagcagagcaagaaggctCTCCTGCTCACATCACGGAAGAGTTCACTCAACTCCTGCAGTACCACGTGGCCACTTACATGGACAACGATATTGCCGGACTGCCCAAATCTATTCAGAAGTCTGGTCGCCCCCTCAAGGCCATTCGTGCTCGTCTCAAGTCGAAGGAGGGTCGTCTGCGTGGTAACCTGATGGGTAAGCGTGTCGACTTCTCCGCACGTACTGTCATCACTGGAGACCCAAATCTGGATCTCGACCAAGTCGGTGTTCCTCGATCTACAGCAAGAATCTTGACATTCCCAGAGCGTGTCACAGACTACAACAAGCGCAAGCTGACAGAACTCGTACGGAACGGTCCCAGCGAGCATCCTGGAGCGAAGCACATCATTCGCGATGACGGTTCGAGAGTCGACTTGCGCTACCACAAGCGTGCAGGAGAGATCGAGCTTCAAAATGGATGGATTGTCGAGCGCCACATCGTCGACGGTGATTATATCATCTTCAACCGTCAGCCGTCGTTGCACAAGGAATCCATGATGGGTCACAGAGTCAAGGTGATGCCGTACTCGACTTTCCGCCTCAATCTTTCGGTCACGTCACCATATAACGCCGATttcgatggagatgagatgaACTTGCACGTGCCACAAAGTCACGAGACGAGAGCGGAGGTGGCCAATCTCTGCGCTGTGCCGCACAATATTGTGTCACCGCAGAAGAACGGCCCTCTGATGGGTATCGTGCAAGACACCATGGCAGGTATCTACATGATGACCAAGCGAGACACCATGATGGACTATGAGCAGGTTATGAACATCCTGCTCTGGGTACCCAACTGGGACGGCGTTGTGCCTCCACCTGCGATTCTCAAGCCAGTACCACGTTGGACTGGCAAGCAAATCGCCTCCTTGGCTCTGCCATCTGGACTCAACATCATGAAgattggcgacgatgaggaccaCATCTCCCTTGCCGAAGCCGATTCGTCGATCCTGATTCAGAATGGCGAGCTCATCTGGGGCCGTCTCACAAAGAAGCTTGTCGGTGCATCGGGAGGTGGTGTCGTCCATCTCATCTTCAATGACCGGGGGACTGATGCCACCGTCGAGTTCTTCAACGCAGCTCAACGAATTGTCTGCTATTGGCTGTTGCACAACGGCTTCAGTGTTGGTATTGGAGACACTGTTCCAGACGCAGACATGGTCTTGGCCATCGAACAGAACATCGTCAAAGAGAAGGCCATCGTCGATGGCTACATGCGTGAGGTGCAATCAGACGAGATGGAAGCACTTCCAGGTATGACCATTCGGGAGACCTTCGAGTCGCAAACGAAGGCCGCGCTCGATAACGCCCGTAACAATGCCGGTGATGCGGCTTACAAGGGCATGAAGCCGTGCAACAACGTTGGAGTCATGGTCAAGGGTGGTTCCAAAGGCTCGACTACCAACGTCTCTCAAATGACTGCAGCTGTGGGCCAGCAGTCGCTCGAAGGCAAGCGCCTTCCCTTTGGTTTCAAGGACCGTGTCTTGCCACATTTTCCGAAGGATGATTACTCGCCGGCATCTAGAGGATTCGTCGAGAACTCTTACCTTCGCGGTCTCACACCTCAGGagttcttcttccacgcAATGGGTGGTCGTGAGGGTCTGATCGATACTGCTGTCAAGACCGCTGAAACCGGATACATTCAGCGTCGTCTCGTGAAGGCTCTGGAGGAGATCATGATCAAGTACGATGGTACCGTCCGCAACTCTCTGGGCGACATTTTGCAGTTCGTCTACGGCGAAGACGGTTTGGACGCCACTTTCATCGAAGGCCAGGCGCTGTCGATCATCAAGCAGTCACACTCTGCCTTCGATAAGAAGTACAAGATTGATGTCATCAACCCAACGAGCAAGAACCAGACGCTATCGCCCAACGTCCTCGAGACCGCTGGTGAGCTGCAAGGTGATGTCGAGGTGCAAGAACTGTTCGACCAGGAGTACGAGGCCATCAGAAATGATCGTATCAAGATTCGTCAAGGTCTGGACGATCCTTCTGATCAGCGTTTCCTGCCGCTGAACATCTCCCGCATGATTCAAAACGCGAGAGACAAGTTCAAGATCAACGACAACAGCAAGAGCGATCTCGATCCTCGTGAGACTATCCCTAAAGTCGCGGCTCTGCTCGACAGGCTCAAGATCATTCGTGGCGATGATGCGCTGACACTGGAAGCTGATCTGAATGCCACACTCCTGTGCAAGGCTCTCTTCAGATCGAGATTGGCTTTCAAGCGCCTTGTCAACGAAGACAAGCTCAGCAAACTTGCACTTGACAACATCTTGGGCGACATTGAGAATCGCTTCTTGCGTGCTTTGGTCAGTCCGGGAGAGATGGTCGGTGTCCTCGCTGCACAATCCATTGGTGAACCTGCCACTCAGATGACGCTCAATACGTTCCATTTGGCTGGTGTCACTGCAAAGACGACTACAAAGGGTGTGCCGCGTCTCAAGGAGATTCTGAACGTTGCCGACAACATCAAGACACCCAACATGAGGGTGTACCAAGAAGCGCATAACACAACCAAGCAAGACGCCGCCAAACTTCTTCGGTCCAAGGTTGAATTCACCAGCTTACGTAATGTTACTGACGCGGCAGAAATCTACTATGATCCTGATGTGCGAGACACGGTTATCGACGAAGATCGGGACATGGTCACCTCGTACTTCATCGTCCCAGATGACGCGGAGAACCCAGATGCTCAAAGCAAGTGGATGTTGCGATTTGTGCTCGGTCGACGACAATTGCTCGATAAGGGTCTGACCGTCACGGACGTCGCGCACAAGATCCAGGAGACCTACCAGAAGGATGTGGCTGTCATTTTCTCTGACGACAACTCCGATGAGATGGTGATCCGCGTGCGTATGGTGCATGGAGCCGACAAAGACGATGAGGGCACAGAGACCAACGAGGATGACACGTTGAAGCAACTGTCTGAACACATGCTTGACAACGTCGTCCTGCGCGGAGTTGCTGGCATCCGACGTGTGTTCGTGTCCAAGGATCTGAGCATGGTCGAGGAGGCCGACGGCAAGCTggtcaagagcaagaacgacAAAGCCTGCGAAGAATGGTACCTCGACACAGATGGCATCAATCTCAAGAATGTCCTCGCCGTCGATGGCGTGGACAGCACCCGCACGACTTGTAACCACTTCCAGTCAATTAGGGATGTTTTCGGCATTGAGGCTGTGCGAGCTTCCTTGATGCGCGAATTGAAGGACGTGCTCACCAACGATGGTTCGTACGTCAACCACCGACACATGGCTATTCTTTGCGACGTCATGTGCGCACGAGGCGAGCTGATGGCCGTCACGAGACACGGTATCAATAAGGCCGACACTGGTGCCCTTATGCGTTGCTCTTTCGAAGAGACTGTCGAAATTCTGTTCGATGCCGCTTCTTCTGGCGAACTGGATGACTGTCGAGGTGTTTCCGAGAACATCATTCTTGGCCAGCTCGCTCCAAGCGGAACTGGTGAATTTGACGTTCTGCTCGACACTGAGATGCTCAAGGGCGTCGTTCAAAAGACCCATGCGATGCCAATGGGCGTCGGTGGCGGCGCCATGTCTCCAATGGCAGAGGGAGCGATGACCCCGTACGACATGGGCTCGCCGATGTCTGAGAGCGGCTTTGCTGGTCCTGACTATGGCGCGTCCTTCTCACCGATCATCAATCCTGGCCAGGACGAGGGCGGTGGTCTTACTGCCTATGGCGGTGGCTTGGATGGTGGCATGAGCCCATACAGAGGCGGTATGAGTCCAGGTTACGCGCCTCAGAGCCCCTTCAGCGGCATGTCTCCTGTCTCCCCAGGCTACGCCGGCGGATATTCGCCAACGAGTCCGAGCTACGGTGGTGGCTATTCGCCCACCTCACCGGGAGTCACTCTCACGAGTCCTGCATATCAGATGGGCTCTCCTTCAGGGCAATATTCGCCCGCATCACCGGCCTACAGTCCAACGAGCCCGAGCTACTCGCCTTCGTCTCCAACTTGGTCTGGTAGCGGTGGCAGCAAGGTGTCTCCTACCTCGCCGAACTATTCGCCAACGAGCCCATCCTATTCGCCCACGTCACCGAATTACAGTCCCTCCAGTCCAAACTTTTCTCCAACATCACCAATGGCTGGCAGCGCGACTTCTCCGAAATATTCTCCCACTTCGCCGCAATACTCGCCCACGTCACCGCAGTACTCTCCCACCTCACCTGCTTACGGTGGCAGAGGTGGCGCAAGCAGCACTTCGCCAACCTCGCCCGGCTACAGTCCTACATCGCCTCAGTGGTCGCCCACATCCCCCAGCGCGAACAAAGCCTCGCCAACCTCTCCGCAATATTCACCAACCTCTCCTCAGTAGTAAGTCTCGCTCTTTTTTAGTACCTCGTCCGCCTACTGACCAACTCCCAGCTCTCCCAATTCTCCAAAAGAGTGATCGATGCATAATTATTTTAAACAGCGAAATCACTGTGCTTTTGCACATGTACTATACATCCAGCGTTCAGCATTGCGACCGGAGTTTGTTTTCTTGGACATAGAGAAAGATGAAGCGAATCGAGAAAAAACCACACGATGAGAGGATGGGAGGAAGATACAATGGGCGAATTGCGCGCAGCGACACATGCTGCTGAAAGTTTTTGATGTCTTGTTGCGCGTCTTACGGAGGACGTTGGGCGCCCGTCTTTATGCTGCGCGAGGTTGACACTCGGCTAATGCGATAGTACCGGTGGATGAGACCTTGAGGATTACACACATGACGCAACTGGTGATGCGGGCTGGATAGCAGATCCGAAGACACGCCAGAGATGAGATAAAATGAAAATGCAAATGCAGCGAGAGCTGCTTGAGTGCAACAATGTGATTCCTTCTGCTCCATGAATGTGAGAAATGTGAAACGTGACTCAATCGTAAATTTCAACATCTGTCTCCAACGAACTTTTGTTGCTGGCGACATCAAACTTTGACGTGCCAGACCTGAAGGCGCAACTTCCAACAACGCTGCCAACACCTTCCAGAAGTGCCTCCAAAGGACACATTCCAAGAAGCAGCTGCATAGAACTCAATCTCGGCCTCGAACATGGCCAACAGCGAATTCTCCTATGTCAAGAACTTCGAGACGCCCGACTCCCTGCCTCTCTCCAACTGGATCGTTGTGCGCATCGACGGCCGGGGCTTCAGCAAACTCTGCAAGAAATACAACTTCATCAAACCCAATGACAAACGCGCCATCAACTTGATGAACAGCGCCGCCGTGCAAGTCGTCAAATCTTTCCacgacatcgtcctcgcttACGGCCAAAGCGATGAGTACTCTTTCATCTTCCACGAGAATACCGCACTGTTCGAGCGCCGGAGCGCGAAATTGAGTACTTCTGTCGCGACGATGTTCACGGCGGAGTATGTGATGCAGTGGCGGGATTTCTTTCCTGAGGAAGCAATGAAATTGGAAAGACCGTTTCCGACTTTCGATGGGAGGTGTGTGTGTTATCCGAAGAAGAGTATCTTGAGGGATTATTTGAGTTGGAGGCAGGCGGATTGTCATATTAACAATTTGTATAATACGACTTTTTGGAATTTGGTGTTGAGAGGTGgcgagggagaggaagaagggaaGGGGATGAGTGGCACcgaggcggagaagatgcTAAAGGGAACATTGGCGAGTGATAAGAATGAGATTTTGTGGAAGAGGTTTGGAGTGAATTAtaatgatgaggaagaggtcTTTAAGAAGGGATCGGTGGTGTATAGGGCttatgatgatgaggaagcaGAAAATGGTGCGAAGGATGGCGATCATGCTGGAGCGAGCAAGAACAAAACTGTTGCCAATCCCAAGAGTAAGACGCAGTTGGagaaggaaaggaagaggagacaGAAGGCGAGGATTGTGATTGAGCACACTGATATCATTGGAAACGCTTTTTGGGACAAACGACCATACATCCTcgccacgaagaagaaggatgttTACGATGAATGATCGTACATTGCTCCTCTATCACGCGACGAATGTACGACATTCGGTTTCCGGAAGCAACACAGGATCGTGGAACCTCTTACTCTCCGGACGCTCAACCGATGTAATGCCTATCTCGGCTCAGAAACGCAGTGCACTGGGGAAAAGTCCATTACGGTCCCTGCACTCGAGCCTGTTGTAACATGCTGCAACTCTGCGAGCCTCTTGCTATAAACTTTTGCAGCTAGCGTCTTCAATGCAAGACACAGTGCAGCGGGAGGACGCTGGCTGAGATCATGCCGGAACTCAATCTTACACGCTACCAAACAAAGCAAGCAAGTCGACTAGATCACCACCCTGTCCTTGTCCCATGAGCAGGCAGTAAAGCTCTATTCGTCGAACGAAAAAATCATGGAGGAGAGATCACCACTTCTTCGCCTATCGCCAGAGCTTCGAAACCTCATATATGAATATGCACTCACCGAACCAACTTCACAAGAATCGGATTTCCTCATGCCGCCGCCGGCACTGACAAGAACTTGCAATCGAATCCGACAAGAATCCCTGCtgctctattatactctcaaCGATTCCCACTTGTCCATTCCTCGCGATGGAGCCTATCCCATCGCCCAAGCACTTTCCAAATCCCACTTCCTCACAGCACAAGGACAACGAATAGTGCAATCGATCCCACTTCTCAAAATTACATATCATCTGTCCTCGATGGAGAATATGCCAGCATCCCTAGGAGTCGGCTTCAAAGTCCAGGGTGGATGGGTTGATCTTGCCGAAGCCCTCGCACGTGTAGGTTTCCGGAGAGAGCAGGTTGAATGGAAAGCTGTGAGTGATAGGCGATTCTCACATCCAGCATTGGGAGGAAATTATTATCATTACTTGGCCGAGAGTGCGAGGGTGAGGGTCCTGGGGGAGGTGATGAACAAGGATTGGGAGGAGGCTGTGAAGAGCTTGTCGAAGGTGGAAATAAAGCCGGAGTCATAGAACGCGATAGATTCGAAGATTGGATGCTTCTTCGATCGCAATCCACCTGCAGACCGGGTCATTCTCTCCTCTCTTGTCTCTGGTTGCGTTCGTGCTGGGGACCAAAAGAAAAGGGCAGGGAGAGATTGCTGCAAGGCTGGATCTGCCAAGTCCCTGGTCCCTGCTATGTTCCCAGCCGGCGCCGCCCAGTCCAAAAATTGTCGGACCTTCGACAGGTCCTAACGTCGGCCTCCACCACGTGGGCAAAAGGCAAAAAAAAGATCATTGACTCGAGATTTGTATAGGAATAGCCGAAGGTGGGGCTCGAACCCACGACCTTGAGGTTTCTGGACATCGTAGTCCGTAAGAGCCACACGCTCTACCGATTGAGCTACCCCGGCAAGGGGATGATTTGATGGAGGAAGTTGACTCAATGCTTAATATGATTACTACACTTCAGCACTTTGCCAGAGCAAGAGGAGCGGCAATGCTCAAGCTGAACGCGTTGTGAAAGTCCTGCTGAAGGTGCAAGCGATGATGGTCGGCAATTCAACTTTGATCGTATTTTGAAGTCGTGACAGCCAGCTTCTGCGGCAGCCACGCTTTCTGGTCTGCATCAAAATAATGGAACTCATGGTGCCTATTCGACAATGCTTGATGCCCGTACTCCTCAATCAGAATGTCCGGATACGCAAATGGTATCAGTGCAGGCGTGCCCTCAAACACGGTGTCTCTCAGAGGGAAAATATCGTCATATGCGTAGTGGTGATTGTCCTTGACCCACATCGCTTCGCGAAACTCCGTCGTTGGATCTCCACGCAGTACGGTAACGTCGATGAATAGACCGACATCTGTGTCAATCCAACGTGCATCAATCTTATTGTCTTGATCAAGGCCGCTCTCCCAGCAATGCGGATTGATCTCCAGTAAATATGAGCGTCTTTTCTCGCTTCCAGGCGTTTTGAAATGGTGCATAGTCATGTTATAATAGCTCGCGAGGTAATGCATTGATGACTCGGAAATCATAACGTCCACATCGGAATCCCATGGCATTGCTTTGCGATTCCAGTACCATCCGAGAAGGGTGCCATGCATCAGCCAAGTTTCAATGCCTATTTCGTGCATCTTGGATAGATAGGCACGGACAGCTGCGGATAGATGTTC
Proteins encoded:
- a CDS encoding uncharacterized protein (BUSCO:EOG09264G0H), which gives rise to MANSEFSYVKNFETPDSLPLSNWIVVRIDGRGFSKLCKKYNFIKPNDKRAINLMNSAAVQVVKSFHDIVLAYGQSDEYSFIFHENTALFERRSAKLSTSVATMFTAEYVMQWRDFFPEEAMKLERPFPTFDGRCVCYPKKSILRDYLSWRQADCHINNLYNTTFWNLVLRGGEGEEEGKGMSGTEAEKMLKGTLASDKNEILWKRFGVNYNDEEEVFKKGSVVYRAYDDEEAENGAKDGDHAGASKNKTVANPKSKTQLEKERKRRQKARIVIEHTDIIGNAFWDKRPYILATKKKDVYDE
- a CDS encoding uncharacterized protein (BUSCO:EOG09262XRU); the encoded protein is MNLPLSDPALLAQETPETLVARLRSSGQAVCIRFSHRGDLLASGTAKGTIAIFDLETNGVARKLRGHTSGRTVQSLSWEKSGRYLLSSSIDWKVILWDLADGSRLRTINLGAPVYIAELHPNNHHMCVAALYEYRPVLADFTDDKKVTQLALPNLPKRAPHEEGGEKADAKHFTTVAAFTPSGSHIITGTTKGWLNVIDTTTRETVYSTRLCSKPILLIRLSSSGRDLLVNASDTVIRTIKLPDLSDPNLHPDNIRLEVEHKFQDVVNRLSWNHVAFSSNADHVMASTLMNHDIYIWERIHGSLVKILEGPKEELGAVEWHPTRPFVAATGVETGRVYLWSINTPQRWSALAPDFVEVEENVEYIEKEDEFDIHDMSELQKRRLDQEDEEVDVLTVDEEQLAREGMNIKNGTVQAGEEFRMPVLLDIGESDSEDEIVAVGAGQFRRKSTAQADEMEFADGEDVANGEYEINGHSGSKRRRGD